Sequence from the Aspergillus nidulans FGSC A4 chromosome III genome:
TGGCAGCAGTGGCGCGCGTAGTCAGGTCGGCGTTATTGTCCTTGGCGACGTCTTTGTTCACCTCCTTCGAGGCTGTCGCGCCGGCGCCCTGGATGGACTCGGTGACGTAGTTGACAGTGTTCTAGCGACAACTGTTAGGAATGGGAAcaaagaagataaagagAGTTTAGTGTGGTACATGCTTACCTTGATAGTCTCCATTGTGGTGCTTATTCGGGTTAAACTCGATGGTAAGTTGTTAGAATATTTGTAGGATCTGTGTGATTTTCCGAGTTGATAGTAAAACGAAATTATTTGcgaaggacaagaaggatTCTTATATCCTTATTGAGAGCTagcatcgtcatcgtcgatTTTCAGGGTCTGATGTTGCTCAGGGGTCCGACTTTTGGTCATGACGTCACCTATGAACGGGGTTGACGGCACAGATCGCGATTCGGCTAGGTGTAGGTCCACAAGGTCCAGGCCACATCCAATGGCGCAGCATGAATGGGAGAGGTTCCTGGATTCCAGTCATAGCCTAATTTTCAGCCGCTGACGCAGTGCTTGACCCTACGTCATCGCCTACTACGAAGTTGCTTGCTTCACGCCTAAGGCAGCCATAAATGAAATCTAACCCTGAGAAAGCTGCATTGAAGAGCACGACAAAATGATTCCAGTTGCCAGTGCCAGGTACGTGTGAGTGTTTACCTGCAATATGAACGACAGGTCGGGCTGCGACTATTTGGTTAACAAAAATAAATATGAGGAGTATCTCCAGTACAGGGCTAGCCAGCGCGGGATTGATTAAGCAGATTcttgagcaggaggaggacgggACAGGAAAGAAACCACATATCATGCTGGACCAGGATTGTATTGAGCGTGGTTACGGATCCCATGCTGTGTGGCTTGACCGAGAACTTACTTTGGATCATGTTGGCTTCCAgccggaagagctggcaACAGTGCCTTGTCGTTAATTGGGCATGTTCTGCTTCACGCATCTGTGGCAGACCAGAATATGCGGCTAAGTTTATCGTATAAAGCCTTGGATCTTGCGGAGCTTTACGAGGAGGTCCCATACGTTTAAACCAAGGGAGAGCGGAATGTGGTTAAGTTACAGCCAAGGACGGTCCCATTGCGCCGGGGTAGGGGAGAGGCTACTAAGTCATATAGCACTAAACCTGAAGTTAGAAAGCCTAGACAGCAATGGATTAACAACTCACCTTTTTAGCACATGTCTCGCATTTGGCACCGGGTTTTCATCATTATGTTACGCGTTTGTTATTGATTTGTCTTGTAAGCTCCATACGATCGCGGCTCCAGCTTAGGTCTAGCGTGCCATGTAAGTTGAAtttccaagccctcctcaTGTACGTAGAGTATGAAAAGACACCAGCTTATACGGAATACAGAGGTGGCCCGCTTGCTTGCATGGCCCATTCGCTTACGGGATACGTTATACTACATCACGATGAGTCAACACCACATTTTGCCACACTTTTGCCTGGAGAGCATTCAGCATTATTCTAGTAAATAGACCTCTCCCTGAGCCTGAACCAAGCATACTTCACAAGTACGGCGGAAATAATAGTGCGCATGTCTTCGATAACTGGTGGTCGACGGAAGCTGGGTCCCCAATCACTAGCCGAGCGATTACGCCTCACATCGGCTTGAGAAGGAAGATTGCGACAAGCAAAGCCATCCCGCCAAATAAGCCAGAAAGTGCTGGACAGCCCATGCCAGGGTTTGATATCCGGGTCGTGGACGACCATGGGGAAGAGTTACCAGCGGGGTCGATGGTAATATTGTACTGGGCCTTCCTCTTGGGCCGACGGCGTCCAACACGCTATGGTTGGATGAGGAGCGGTTTTACAGAAGCTATTTGAAGAGATACCAGTCCAGGTTCCTGGATACTAGTGATGCAAGATGGGTTGATCACGAAGGCTATATTCATGTGATGAGTCGGAATGATGATGTGCTGAACGTCACGTATCGACTGTCCAGTGGTCAGTTCTGTCCTCATTGGACACTGGTTTCGATAACTGATTCTCGCAACTTATATGATCCATCGAGGAAGCCATCGCCTCCCATCCTCAGGTCGTAGAAGCATGTGTAGTGGCTATTCCAGATGAGCTCAAAGGCAAGCGCCCGTTTGCATTCATCTCCCTCTCCATGCCGTATCGTCCAGACTCTGCCATACCAGCAGAAACTGTCGCGCGAGAGGTGCAGTCGCTCGTCAGGAGCCGGGTTGGGGCATTTGCGTCCTTGGAAGGTATAGTACAGGGCAAACGCATGATACCGAAAACGAGGTCCGGCATGATTTTACGGCGTGTGCTTGGGAGTTGGTAGAGTATGGGGTTTACGGAGATCTGGATCGGGAAGTTGATGTCCCAAGCACCGTGGAGGATGCCATGGCAGTGCAAATCGCGAGAGCCAAGGTCCAGGAGTACTTTCACAAAAACAAGGGTAAGCACAAGGCGATCGAGGCAAGGGAGAAGGCATAATTGTGAATATCCGCGTCGTGCAGAGCTAGTAGCAAGATTAATAGTACTCTTTCATCGCGGGCTAGGTGTCTCTTAACCCTTTGGCAGTTTGGCAGAGCAGTTTCATTGCATACAAGAAGTAGGATaagacgagaagaaaatgCTCGACGATTACATCTGGTAGTGTTGGAGCCTGAGGTGTGCCGTACCAGAGTTTATACACCGGGTTTGAAATCTTTAAGGCAATCAAAGCTCGATAGAGCCCATTTTGCACCGCCGACCGCGCCCCCAATGACTTGAAGCTGTCTATTGCatgtttgttgctgggaCTGGGTAGTGAATGGGGAGTTATATAAGGTCCTTGGTTAATTATGTGGTTCAGGTCCAGAAGCATGAGCTTCAAAATCTGCAGACAATGGAAATCCTTATCACCTGGGTATCCCCTCTGTGACCGGCTAATCTACTCAAGCGCCGctcattcttcagctttcGTTAATAGCAGCTCCGTTCGCATCTCTGTTCGCATCTCCGTTCGCAACTCCGTCAGCAACTCCATTTACAACCTCCGGTATGGGGATTGGGCCTCCCGGAGAGTTCTCCTGTCTGGCCGTCAAGACTTCGACGCCTGTTTCTGTGACAAGCAGAGTATGCTCTGTCGATATTCATGTTAGTATAGAAGCCTGGATCAGCCTGCTGGAAAGGTGTACTCACCGAACTGTGCTGTCCGCTTGCCATCCATCGTGACATTCGTCCAATCATCCGGCCAGTACTTCTCTCGGTTGGCACCCAGGGTGAGAATAGGCTCAATTGTGAAGGTCATCCCAGGTTTACATGTTCCCACagccttgttctttgcaTAGTGCGGTAtccaaggaggaggatggaatTCCGAGTTGATACCGTGACCGCCCCATGTCTTGATGACGGCAAGGCCCCTTGAGGCTGCGTGCTTTTCGATAATCCTGCCAAACTCTCGAATCGGCACACCTGGCTTGACGATCTCAATCGCCATGTCCAAGGCCTGTCTCGTCGTTTCAATGAGTTTGACCGCGTCCGGATCCGCTTTTGCCTTATCCCCGACGTAGTAGGTCTCGTTCAAATCGGCATGGTATCCGCCGTGGTACAGAGAAACATCGAGGTTAAGAATATCGCCATCGAGCAGGACCCGCTGATCCGGAATGCCGTGGCATACTACCTCATTTACCGATGTGCATATTGACTTGGGAAAGTGGTTGTAGTTGAGCGGAGAAGGATATGACTGCTTCCTGTTTCAGTACACCTCCTTACAAAGTTCGCCTAGAGTGGCCTTGACTCACCCCTCGCTCAATGCAAGCGTTGTGGCAGATCTCGTCCAAGTAGTCTGTAGTAACGCCGGGCTTCACTGCTGCAGCCGTTATGTCGAGGACTTCTCTCGCCAGCCGGCACACCTTGCGCATAGCCTGCTGGCCCTTAGCATCCAAGAGGTCCCATTTTGACCTGCTTAAGCGCATTTCCCGCCTTGGGATGCCAGTCTCCGCCCAATCGGGATGGGTGATTATTTTGGGGACAGGCCGTCGCGGCGAGAGTGGGTAGACTGGTCTAACAGAGCCAGTAAATTGGTAAGTCGGAAAAGGGTTGAACAGTCCTCGATCTGTATCGTGATCAGTAAACAACTGGCTAAGTCGCCGCTACCTTCCAGCCGAAAGAGGTAGTTACCATTTCGTGGTTTGTGCATCGTAGCCTTGTGCGTGGTCTGGACACAATCAAACTTCGGTGCTCAGCGATCAGAATCGGCGCGGATGCGACCTACCCAATTCTTCTTGAAGCAGTCTTGGGAGCAGAAGTAACTGCCTTTGATATCCAGCTTCAGACATGTTGGGCATTGTAAGGTCCCAGCTTCATTATCGCAATCGATCCCACAGCATTTTCTTGTGGGATTGGACATCCCGCGGCGTTAAAAAATTGTAAGCAACAAAGACAATGTTGATAAGGAAAGTTAGAAGAGTTTTGGCAAAAGAGTGGTATTTCCGCCAGCACTACACGACGACAGTGTAGGAGAGTTTTTCTGGTGCGTAAGGAATGGTGAAATATGTGTTCAGGCGACAGCTTACACCTTCCTAAGGAGGCCCACAGCGAGGGTCCGATCTGTTTGCACGTGACTATCCGACCAATGTTCTGAGACGCCGATTGCCCAGGTCCGCGCCGTCTCAGCAAATACGCAACCCCACCCTCCCTTTGGCGGGGTTGACCGTGGTTACACTGGCCAGCCTCCATTGAATTGGAAATCTCACTTATCATCGGATGGCCTGCCTGCTAAAGACAACTATGGACAGGAAGCAGTAGCGAAACAGATCTATAGAACGATATCTTAGATCGCAATGTTATCGAATAGTCAAATCCCATGCTATGTGTGAAAATTAGTCCTGAAGATCCTTTTACATCTTCGATACAGGGCACTACCTTGGTAAATAAGGGTTGGATAGTGACGGGCACTATTCCATATTTTTGCAGTGAGTGCGGCCGAAGGGGGCGGGAGccagaaggccttgttgTGTAACAAGGGTACCCCTTCCACTCCAGCCTAGTGGGTCCTACTGTCCCTCGAGTAGGACATGTGCTGATTGGCTAAATTGAGGCAATAGGATCTCCTAGCCGCCGCGCCCCACGGTAACTTTCGGGATCGCGCTTCTAGCGCCGGGCGGGTTGTGTATTTTACCGGGTATTGTTGACGTTTTTACCAATCGGTTTAGTGCAAATTTTACTCCGAGTAATGCGATGATTCCGGGGAGATCGTTCGATACACGATTGGAAACAAGACAGAGAACAATACCGAGTACATACATGTATCAAGAATCTACCCAATGGGGTGCCATCTACCAGGAGGACTAACCGGACTCGGAAACTCTGGCTTCAAGAAAGACCCTCGGTCACAGTGATCAGGGTAGCGACCAATATGCAAAGAAAGGCGGGGACATCTACGAGCAGCGTTTGGGCGGGTGTCTAGGCAGCCACTCCTTGAGTGAGGTCTCAATTGGACACCAGGTGATTTGGAATCTCCAATGCGGGCAAGGATAGCGAACATGGTTGGCCCCAGCCAAAGTGAGCGATACTGAACAGTGCGCCGGCAAAGTATAGGTTGTGAGCATCCCCGCTCTGGCGGCTAAGCCCATTGATCACGTAGATAACGGTGGCTGGGGGGTAGGTCAAGCCGATGTCCTAGAGCCCAGGACGCATGAACGCGGGCAGGTGTCGCGGGAGAATCGTGCCACTAGGGTGGGCTGGGTCGTTGCGTAGGGACGGGTGCAAGAAAGCCCCAAGCGAGATGTCCTGCGACCAGCTGAACATCAGAGACGCCGATGATAGGACCAGTGGCGTGACACGAAGGAGGGCCAGTCCCAGCTGGACGGCGTCATTGCTTGGGCCAAATAACGAGGGCATTAGAGGACTGTGGCGCGTGTCCAAGGATATGCTACAGCGCAGAAACCAAGCTCGGCGAGATCCTTGGCCGAGATATTCTCTGTTTTACCACCTTCAATGATATTGGCAAAAGTAGGAATGCCAACGTCCTGGACACGCCGCCGCATTGACTCCCTATCCGGCAGGGCCTCGACAAAGACCGCGTCGACACCGATGCGCTTGAACTCCTTGGCACGGGTTAGAGCTTCGTCCCAGCCGTGGTTCAACAAAATACCGAAGGAGCTTTCGGAGGCTATACGGGTGCGCTCGGCCATACCTGTCCCTGGCGGCATCGAGGAGAAGGGATTTCCTTTCTGTTCGGAAACGGTCTTCGATATGGGGTATGGGTTCGTCTGGCCGACACCGAGAGCCATTCAATCCAAACAGAAGAAATGTAGCAAGATACCAAGACTAATTATCATGTAACTTCAAAGCCCATTCAAGAGTCATCCCTTCTGCATTCAGTCACTTAGGGTACCATATTTTGTATTTGTGGCTTGAGCTCATGTCTGGCGCCAGAACAAGGATCTAGTACAGAAAATGGCTATAACAATTCCTGACTATGATGCCATCGTGATTGGCGGGGGCTTCAGTGGTATCAGAATGCTCTGGAAGTTCCAGCGACTGGGTTTGACAGCCAGATGCTTCGACGCCGGGTCAGAAATAGGAGGTACCTGGTGGTGTAATCGCTATCCTGGATGTCGCACTGATAGAGAGGCATGGGTATACGCCCTAAGGTTTCTGCCAGAGCTGCTGGAAGAATGGGACTTTACAGAGCGCTATCCCAGCCAGGAGGAAATCCAGTGGTACCTGAGACTTGTCGTTGACCGATACGACCTACGCAGGAACATTAAATTTAGGGCCATCGTCGTATCAGCGCATTACGGCGATTGTGACAATCTCTGGTCAATCAGGACGAAGGATGGGAGTATGGCCACCTCGCGATACTTCCTCCCTGCTACGGGCATTACGTCTACTCCCAAGGAGCCATCGTTCCCTGGGCTGCGGCGTTCAAAGGGGAGATGCACTCAACGTCGACCTGGCCAGAGCATGAGGTCAACTCTGAAAACTTTAGAATCGGCGTGGTCGGCACAGGTTCGTCAGGAATCCATGTCATCACGAAGCTTGGCCCCGATGCTGGGCAGCTGACAATTTTCCAACGAACGCTAAATTATGATATTCCAGCACAAAATTATCCTCTTGACGAGCAAAAACAGGAGGAAGTCAAGAAGAATTTTGGCGTGACATCGGATATTGCCAAGGTAAATTTGGCGGGCCACGCCGTGAAGCATTCGGGGAGAACTGTCTCCAGTGTTCGCGATTCAGAAGAGATCCGACATGTCTTCGAAGATGGTTGGGCGCGGTTGTTACAATTTCCAACTCGGCACATTTGATGATTCGTTCATGGATCCAGACGCCAATGCTGCCACTGCGAACTTCATTCGTCACAAAATCCGTTCCATCGTGCGCGAGCCCGAAACCGCCGAAGCTCTCTGCCAGGCCTATCTCTTTGGGGCGAGACGTCCTCCCTGTGCAGATAGATACTACGAGACGTTTAATCGTTGTCACGTTTATTGCTAGTACTTCATGGTTAAGTGAGCCTTACAACGGCTAGATTGTACTCGGCATGGCTATCACCCCACCAGAGCTGCTTGAGAAGCTAAAAAACGGTCGCAAGTGCGTAACCAGTCGGAAGTGCGATGATAATCGAGTCCACTATTCACAGACCCGTCGCGCAGCAACACGAGCGAATCCTTGATCCCTGCTTTGACGCACAGGGGTGCCATTGGAGCTGACCTCTGCTCCTACCCTGACCACAGCAGACGGGCCTGCGAAGGAGACAGAAGACCTGGCTGACTATGGGCTGACAATCGCCCACTCAGTCGTCGCTAGCGAGGACGGCGCtaccaagagaagagaacaaaaagaGGCAGCAAGTGCATGCTGGCCACGCAATGTCCGAGTGGATATTGGCATTCATGTAAGCGGCCGGATTATCAACAGTGCCTTAACCATGGCGTTCTATTTGACGTATCAGAACTTGCTCGCAGCTGCCAGGATGCAATGAAGATTCGCATCTTATGCATACAGAAGATCGTCGCTCCTTGACTACTGTACCAAGGACAATCTTATGATCAAGTCGAATAACATGACTTAGCTAGGAGGAGAATATGTCTGTGTAGAAGAAACATTGGAGCACCGGGAGTGGATGAAATGTGTGAAGAGGCGAAGTCTTGCACCAAGCCCTGCACGGTGATGCGAGCAGAAAAAGATTGACGCTGTCTTCCTCCAGATCTGACTTGACAGCTATCAAGAAGGATCTAAGCATTGCTTGTTCTACCGGCGCCATCTGGGCAGGATCGAGCAACGGAAATATCCCTTTGTGTATGTATTTCAGCAGCATTTGCTCGGAGGGTCTTGACTAACAGGAGACAGCTGAACTCCTAGTCGAATCGGAATGTTGCAGGATATCCCCCACCAAATAGGAGGAAAGCGACTTACACGGCGTAGGTCGAACACGTAGATCGGATTGACCTAACCTGAAGCAGGGCTACTGTTTATATATAGGaccattcttctcctccccaaaGTTTAGGAATTCGTCCGTCGGAGAAACTACGTATTCAGAGTGCGTTTTCCTTTTAAAGGGCACATGCACGGTTGTGGAAAGGGCATATGGTTCGTAAATAGTGTGTTTTATCTCAGAAGTTCATATATACCACGTAGGGAGGGACGATAACGAAATAAGGATGTCCTCCGTTCCGGTAACAGCATGAATTATATATCTGGATGATAAGGACATGCAATTACTTGGACCTGTAGATGATAAGGCTGCTCTATGGCGTTAGGTTCGGCAGAGGATCCATTATCACATTACTGGAAGGTCTGCATTGAGCGGGACTAACTGAATCATGG
This genomic interval carries:
- a CDS encoding flavin-containing monooxygenase (transcript_id=CADANIAT00005335), yielding MAITIPDYDAIVIGGGFSGIRMLWKFQRLGLTARCFDAGSEIGGTWWCNRYPGCRTDREAWVYALRFLPELLEEWDFTERYPSQEEIQWYLRLVVDRYDLRRNIKFRAIVVSAHYGDCDNLWSIRTKDGSMATSRYFLPATGITSTPKEPSFPGLRRSKGRCTQRRPGQSMRSTLKTLESAWSAQEEVKKNFGVTSDIAKKRSDMSSKMVGRGCYNFQLGTFDDSFMDPDANAATANFIRHKIRSIVREPETAEALCQAYLFGARRPPCADRYYETFNRCHVYC
- a CDS encoding uncharacterized protein (transcript_id=CADANIAT00005332), producing the protein METIKNTVNYVTESIQGAGATASKEVNKDVAKDNNADLTTRATAAKDALFDKKDEKVHETQADVYKEAAKH
- the fpaI gene encoding putative methionine aminopeptidase, type I (transcript_id=CADANIAT00005334), yielding MPNMSEAGYQRQLLLLPRLLQEELDRGLFNPFPTYQFTGSVRPVYPLSPRRPVPKIITHPDWAETGIPRREMRLSRSKWDLLDAKGQQAMRKVCRLAREVLDITAAAVKPGVTTDYLDEICHNACIERGSYPSPLNYNHFPKSICTSVNEVVCHGIPDQRVLLDGDILNLDVSLYHGGYHADLNETYYVGDKAKADPDAVKLIETTRQALDMAIEIVKPGVPIREFGRIIEKHAASRGLAVIKTWGGHGINSEFHPPPWIPHYAKNKAVGTCKPGMTFTIEPILTLGANREKYWPDDWTNVTMDGKRTAQFETGVEVLTARQENSPGGPIPIPEVVNGVADGVANGDANRDANGAAINES
- a CDS encoding uncharacterized protein (transcript_id=CADANIAT00005333); protein product: MIPVASASTGLASAGLIKQILEQEEDGTGKKPHIMLDQDCIERGYGSHAVWLDRELTLDHVGFQPEELATVPCR